The Alosa alosa isolate M-15738 ecotype Scorff River chromosome 17, AALO_Geno_1.1, whole genome shotgun sequence genomic sequence GAACTTTATTTACTAGCCAGAACCATGCTATCTCCATGGTATGCATGGATGGAGAGATATATTATCTGTACTTATGGGTAATAACATTATCTACCACACTGTTACTGCGATATAATGCCAGATGCAAAAACCTTTAGTGCATGTGATGAGTTTACAAAACAGGCTATATTTCTATTGaccaacatttaaaaatcatcTAATCTAATTTTGTTTGGGCTTGacttgctgtaggcctacttgatagTAACATTTTTGATTGTCATAGATGAAAATGCTTAAAAATTAAAATTGGCCTATTTTTGTCATAGCTTTTAGAGggctttgcatctgaactcataTGAAACAGAGTTGTTCATTGTTTTCTCCAGATGGCAGTGGCAGTCAGCAACAAGGTGCAAGGGGAGCTGGAGAGGACCTTGACACTGAGATGGTGGACCAGCAGGAGCAAGCAGGAACTTCAAGAGCTGGAGAGGGTATTTGATGATTATTTACTATTGGTTTTTAAAGTGAATTTATGCTGTCCCTCACGCATGCAAGGGGCAGGTAAGTGCAAATCTGCGACCCCCACAAACATTTTTGTCCCTTAATATCGGTCCCGAGGGGTCGAGTCCCCCAGTTTGGTAACCACTGAGCCCATTACTGGccaaaatatacagtatgcccACCTTAAAaaagtagactacaccactggttttACATTCTATAACTGTTTACGTCAGCATGGGAATCGTGTAGTGTACAACATACGtacagtgcatacggaaagtTTTAAGACCCTTTTAAGTTTTCCACATATTGTTTTGTTtcagatttattttaaaatggattcaattgtTTGTTTTCCTCATCAATCTGCACACAATATCCCAACACTCTACAAATCCCGacacttgcaattgagctctggtgtatcctacttctatcagtggtccttgagatgcttctacaacttgattggagtccacctatGCCTAAATCAATtcattggacattattaggagaaacacacatctctctatatacggtctcacagttgatggtgtatgtcagagtgaaaaccaagtcACAAGGTCGAGAGTATTGTCAGTAGACATtccgagacagggttgtgtgaagacacagatcttgGGATCTGggaacatttctgcagcattgaaagtgcccaagagcatggtagcctccatcattctcaaatggaaaagttcgGAACAACCAACCGTCTTCCTAGATCTtgccgctcagccaaactgagtaatacgggacgaagggccttggtcagacaggtaaccaaggacccaatggacactatgaatgagatccagatgagatcttgaatttccccttggggatcaataaagtatctatctatctatatatctatctataggcATAACCCCCAAAATGTTACGTATCGGCATACatgtttgtattaatgtatgtgtgcagCAAAACCATGGAGAGCAAGGCTGAGATATGCTGATGATCATTGCCAGTGCCGCACAAAGAAAATGTCACACTTGGTCGAGAATACATATCTACAAGCTCAACTGAAGAGGTCAAACATCTTCAATTTGCCTTATTCACACGGCAACCATTGTAAACCCAAAGGTGTACACTTTAGGGTACACTGACTATATAATTTATGCATTTCCGCCACCTActggtgaatgcatagaacacaacaatcctatggtttgtgtaccctgtagccaggaatgggcaaaaatacatacCGTATACGTATGTATAAACTTCAGAATACAGCAGCCATGCCATGTATtgaaataaaatactatatttagtttaatttttttaatgctAAAcaatatgtttctttttttcaacaGAGTATGAAATCTATCATATCACATCTATACACTAGGCAAGTTGATTTAGTAGACAATGTCTGACTGCAACATACTTTCTCTACCTGACAAGGCATTCCATAATCAAATATACTGACCTCCCTGCTACTGACATCACAATATAACCTTGCAGTCTGCCAGATAAAGGTTAGTTTAAAAGTagcgtattttccggactataaatCACACATTTTTTCATACAAATGTTTGGCtagtcctgcgacttatagacaggtgcgacttatatatcaaaatatataatttaacatACTGTTAAATGTAAATTCCTGCTGACTGACATGAATCTCAGCATGGACCAAGGTAACATTACTGTCTACAGCCACAAGAGGGCGCTCAAGGCTTGTGACTCGCTGGCTTGACATGTTAATTTAGCTTATTCATCCCAGAGACCAGGTAGTGAGGGTTGGCCAGAGGTGGAAATCATGAATGCCTACTTacttttagatagatagatagatactttattgatccctaggggaaattcaagaattcaaGAATTTTATGAACTATTCCAGATAATACTGTATCTGACTGTTATGTTGTCTCTGACTTATCTTTGTTTCTTTACAGTTGGTGATGTGTATGGAGACTtgtcttctcctttctctccatttcttttctTGTTTTACTTTGCCTTTTGTTTTGTGGTGGATGTGATGTGCAGCACTTGAACAAACTTTGGGGGGAGGGTTTTGATACTTTTTCATCCAGTACGGAAGATTTTTTTAATTGTATAAACATTTAATATTTATGTATAAATGTCTTCGATACAGCACATCTTTCTATTTGTATGTAGATGTAAGAGACAATGTACTTAATTGCTCTACATGACGTCACTTACCCCTTGATAGCTCAGAACATTAAAGAAGAATTCTGTCGACTTTTCATATAGATCTCGGTCTTtcgtactgtcggtatgaaagaaaaatgaaaacattcggtacctagctcgagttgctgcagccacaaggcagctacagtgctacactctaggGGCATGTTCATTAGCACCCATATTCATGCCCTCAGAGTGTAGCATATGTTCATTAGCACCCATATTCATGCCCTCAGAGTGTAGCAGCGTAGctagaattctcctttaaggaaaCATAGGTTGAAACTGGCCTATGGTTGAAAGCACAGCTCATGCTCATGAAATATGACATACTTTCTGGCTGACTACTGATACTTTCTGACTCTTTCTGGctgcacacaagtgtgtgtgtgtgcagccagaAAGAGTCAGAAAGTATCAGTAGTCAGccagaaagtatgtgtgtgtacacttaaCTAAACTTTTTATTGCCTTTTATCACACTTTTTATTGCCTTTTATCACACTTTTTTATCAACTTGTTCTCACACTTTATATTGGTTGCAGAGCCAAAGCCACTTGTGACAGCATGCTGCCGCCAttctttctgtcacacacacacaaacacagacactcatgCTGCTGCTGTTCTTCCTCTGACACTCACAACAAGTTTTTTCACCAAATTCCACTGATCAGCCTGAATTCTAGAATGAAACATTTGAAATATGTtgacatttattaatttatctgacaCGTCCACCCAAAGTGACTTGCAAAAGGAGAAGAGATGGTTTCCAACCAGTTTTGGGCTGGGGATTATTTGTGCCTGAGGTGAATCTAAAAACATTTACATGATGCAGGGGTGTGAAACGGTCTCAAACCAGGGCACTTCCTAGACCGTAGTCTCCAGAGCACtttgtacacacagtttttcttctctctctatctttctctgtgtcCTTGCACTTTTTCTGGCCTTTGTTTTCACACTTTTAAAAACTTACCCACACACTTCAGAATGTTTGCCGCCTGTGACagttgcacatacacacacacatacacacactatttcttctctctctctctatctatctatctatctgtataagtatacagtatgtgtgtgtatgtgtgttgactACTTGactacacattttttttttcactttttttaaaaaaaaactcacacttCAGAGAAAAAGTCGACTGTGACGGTTGCTGTTTCTGTTATTGCTCTTCCTCACAGCAAGGATGTCCAGTTTATcagttttaataataataatccaaataataataataatttccaaTTCCTTTCCTTTAATTTCCAATTCCTTTCCATGTATTGTTCAAAGGGGTGCCAAATGCTAACAAAGCAAGTAATCCACGTCATGTATAATTTGTTTCCTGTTCCTGGCCTTAGACAGACAGCAGCAGTAGTATATAAGAGTCAGTCTACAGTGAGGCAGTTTACACTGGAACAGGATCCTGCACTTGTAGAAATTTAACATCTGTCATTCATCATCTGTTGTCTTACTGTGCCTCTATACAGGTAAGTCATGTCTCCTGGTCTTTAGAAAATACATCTTTTTTACTTTGATGTAATATGAAATATACAATACAAAACGTCCTCATCTGTGCACTGACCCACTTGCGTGTAACATGGTGTTGCGtggtattaaataaataaaaataaattagctCAATGTTTTGCCCAGTTCATTAAATTAGTATGCATTGTATTGTGCATAGTGTCTCCTACAAATTAGATGGCACATTATTTAAATCAATTTGATAACTCAATGGATGTTTGTCATCAAGTCTGCCTCCTGTATTCACAtctaattggtgtgtgtgtgtttgggaggggtAGTGGGAAGACTGGCCATTGTAATAATTGACACATGTTTGTCATTTTTCTTGCCTTTTAACCACACTTTTTTAAAAACGTGTTGTTCTCACATTTCATGTTGAATTAAATGCCAAATGAGTAAGTAAGTAACTGTACAAGCGCATGCTAAAGCTTTACTTAAATCTAACAAGTTGTTTTAAAAGAGAGCTGTATGCTTGTTTTTAAACATCTTCTTCCTTTTGTTGACATAATTTAGGTAGAATGATGAACTCTGCTGTACTGATTTTCATCCTGACACCTGGACTTGCCATTGGACAGGTAACCACGAATGCCACTAACCAATTGCAAAAACATTATAACATATCAGCGTGTTGTCATAAGATGATCATATGTGTCTTGGTCCAGGAAAACCATGGAGAGCAcgccagagaggaagagatgtcTGTTGGGCTGTTAGATATGGCAGCGATGTCTGTTGATGATCAATACGAGGGCTGCACAAAGGAAATGTCAGAGTTGGTAGAGAATACATATCTAAAAAAAGAATTTAAGAGTACAAAGAACTTCAAAGCAGCTTGGCTTAAAGGAAATGAGTGGTGCTCCAGTAAAAATAAAGGAAATAATTTGGGAGGAATTAATTACTGCATTGCCTtgtatgtgtatacatatgATATTCTTACACCACGGGTATATAAAGCTTTCAATGATGCCACTCGTGGTGGGAAATCACAATACACAGGACAGACATATCAGTGGTATTCTCTTCACTTTTTGTTGACACGTGCAGTACAAGTTCTGAAGGAAAGCGAGAAGCAAAACAACATGAAATGCAGATTAACATATCGTGGTACATGGGTTCAATttgacaaaaagacaaaaaacaaagaGATTCGATTTGGCTTTTTCACATCCTCTTCTCTCAGACTTAATCAGACAAAGAGGTTTGGAAATGTGTCGtgttttgaaatcaacccatGCCATGGTGCATATATCACAGATTATTCCGCCTTCTCACATATGAGACCTATAAAGTCACAGAAGTCTTAGAGAAAAGAGACAATCATGGCCTCTGGTGCGACACTGTGTATAAGCTGCAGAGCACTGGGATCAAAAGTACACTGAACTGTGCAGTGGCGCCAAAAAAGGCTTCTGGCTAATGTCTGAGACGAATTTATGTGGCCAATTGTAACTTGCATTTATAGTCTTTTCTTACACTGAAAAACAACATTTTAACCACTCAGTTTATTTCAAATCTTAAACAATCTGTAAAAGCTCAAAACCTGAAGCATTTCACCTTTCTGATCATCTTTAACATGCAGTGTGGTATCATTTAAACTGGGAGATGAGTAATTCATGATGATGTTCCATGTACCCTGGTGCAGTCTCATTTAGACCTGTCAGTCTGCATGCCCTTTGCTCTCGGAGATAGTAACACTTAGCATGGGCAAAAACAATGTGTGCAAGTTAAAACTACTGTAGCAGTTTTGTTTCCCCTACAGAAATGAAGTTGTCTTCTATTGTAATTTCTTATGTAGTACATGGGAACATCGGCCCTCCCTGAATTCTTTAGTCATTGATTCTGGACTGCTATCTTTATCTTATGTTTTGGCTTGTTGTGTACTTATTCTCTTTACTTTGATGCACACTGAGTCTTTCAATTAAATGTGCCATTATAAACTTGACTTGAGTCTCAAATGGCATTAACATTGAACATTGGGATCCAGATCATgcaacacactcactccaccTTGTACATTACTGTCATCCTCTCTGTatatttcaatctctctctctctctttgtcactcGGCCCTCTGTAAATGTACGTTTGTGGTAGGGCTTTAGGACCCGGCAGGAACATGGTTAGAGCAACAAGCGTTTACCTAGGTCACATAACTAATATTTCTTCCTACAAAATACTTAATTAACAAATGTAAATAAACCACTCCTATACGTATATaatgatataaaaatatacaataACACACTTCAATCCTCAACCAGCCCCAACGCCATTATTAAGACAACTCTCTCCTACTAAAAAAggaggtaggctacacaattaCCATGATAGTTCTCTTCTGGTTGTAACAACAAGTATTTCATGTATAATTGTGTTTCAATGTTCATTTATGCCTCAAGATTGCTGGTGGTGAGAGCCCAGCTGCAAGTTGTGATTAGGAAAAGTTTGGGGTATAGAGAGAGGAAATGTTGTACTGTACGTGTTTTCTCTTGTAAACGCCATTGCTGAAACTCTGTTGTACATGTTTTGGTCGTGGTGTTATCCTTGATGTTAAATCTCTCAGTGCATATTAGGAACTATGACCAGACGGCTGCTTGCTGTGGcacctacactgtaaaaaagaaTATTGTAATTTTACAGTAACTTACTGGCAGCCAGTTGGCAGTAATTTACGGCAACTGTAATTTACTGTAGCATTACTGTATAATGATTTACAGTAGTTATCCTATTACTGTATTATGATTTACAGTAGTACACATACTACTGTATCTTTATTTACAGTACTTACTACTACTGTTTTATCATTTGCAGTAATGCTACTGCATTTCTTCCTACAATgttatatattaaaaaacacacattaaccAGTATGTAtgtgaaaataatataattttataaaaaaaactcatcaATACAAATATAATGGCAACCATAGAAAAACTAACTGTAAAACAACATGACTGTCTTAATGGTATAATCCAACAAGTTCTGCACACACAGGGAAGGGCAGGGCATGCATCATCTTAGCTAACCAAGGGATAGAtgacaaataatctattttCCCTAAAATGTGATGTTCCTTTAAGGCCTGTGATGTgctcagagccggacagtaacggagtacatttacttgagtacaattttaagggatctgtactttactcgactatcatttttggggagtactcatggcTTTACTTTTAAAGTATATTTGAGAGgtaaatattgtactctttactccactacatttctatccataaccgtgagtaccagttccttcttctaaaaaaaaggaaaaaagaaaaatctcgaaaaccctcaatttgttgtttccctctcaaacgtgattggattgtgcaggcgccactgattgggacagcctatcagcaatcaccttcagctttccgccaaagtcaactccatggtcagatttagataagagacaaaaccatggacgaaacaatggatgaagacgcagcaggtcaatcccgggaatgtgccaacctgtggccccacctcgccagactatttcaatttaatgatagttttcgcttcaaatgttttaattacaaaatagtattttgtgtttgaaatacgtattttaaatacatgtattagaaatactgcccagaAATACTGACCAGAATTACTGACCTAATTACCAGTATTTCAGCCATTCAAAATCCACCAACTCTCTAATAAAAGACGCCACGAGTGGGTTGAGGGCGACCGTCTTCCTTTGAACCTTCTTCCCTGTCTGGCGGCTGATTTGGGATTCGGCCTGACACTTGGAGCCTTCAGGATTAATCCTGAGAATGAATCTGCAGACATAAAGGGCCAATAGAATCAAATGCTTACCACCAATTTTTAACATAATATTACAATAAaactattcatgggtttcatcaggtccctttctacagatgtattaatcaagcaccatgcagtctacaTTCATAATCATGGTGCttttttatacacctgtggaaagggacctggtgaaacccatgaatagatGCAATTTGCAATTGCAGAGAGATTCAGGTGCATTAATCAACTAGCCTACGCAAATTGTAAAGCCAGAAAAAAATGTGATGTGTCAATCAAAGTCAATTCAGAATCAAAGTTTCCTTATGTAATTTTCACAGTGGCCATATGAGTTGAGTGGATGAAATAATAGGCCAAGCAGTCTTAAGGAATTGATGAGGGGCAAATAAAGGCAGCCCATATTAGATTGAATTTAGGTGCAATTAATACAGAGTAGAGAAGCCTAGGCAAGCTTAGCAATAGAGTCATAAAAGCAACCAGAGATGcaattagcccatttcacaagatggggccgctgtgtaaatcaacttcctgtggaagagcactgtcccatacaccaggggtccccaaccttttatgtaccatggaccggtttgattcctatttttttttcacggaccggtggtggtggggggggggctttgggggttccatgttccatatgtgttgtgcatgcattacttgaaaagaactagctccagttatgtatgaacagtgaaggtaacgatctcttgtgaaaaacgtgaacttgaagaagtgaaaattgaacaatatgaactatgaatattgaacaacttgaagctacatctataagtgtgaacatgattaacaaaatatgggaacaaaacatgggaactaaacgtgcattatgaatataatcagtgggagccctgcttgtttccctgcaacaagaagcttccatctgggggtgatggaagacagtgacgccctcagtgtgtttgaaatgtccagtcgattgcgcaatttgtctagttgcagtcattgccgaaaacccgccCGAGATACATACATGcgtggtgggaaacgttttcagcttttacggctatcgggatattctgctttggttttgatccaaaacccgccagagaggtttccttatacacactcttaagaccaccgtcatttgcaatttcgatcaactgctcttcctcctgcgctgacaagttaggactattcgggatattgacaaatgggttgcggacccactcattggtttgccgtgaatctttgaaggatgggaagtaacgctcaaactcatgagagcgcaacaaggtgatcgcgcaccagctgcgagagaaagggccctgcctcagtctctcccaaaacccccactactttttggaacatatcaaatacaccccggtccactcgtcgtccctacaaatcaagcttggctttaaatgcagcgactttatctgccagtttaaagacagtcgtcattctcccctggagtgacaggttgaggtcattaagcaacccgaatatgtcacacaggtaagcgagttttgacacccagtcctcatcactaaaatgtgcagctaacggtgactttttttctgctctcgcaactcaaacactctggccagtgacctgctaaagatgcttgttttttctagcagtttagctaacttcgtgtgacactaccgttcgccaagaactgatcaagtgaagttagctgacctgaggctgtgcagcgctgaaggcaatatgtaaaagtgttgaaggcgggacagacagacgtaagaaaatagaccttgcaaaatgcaaacatgcgtgcaatcaaacaactgcatataggcctatgccatgtaaaaacgtgacattattgcgaattaaatttagtttagtttgcatgcatttttttctaaactcatgtcgtaggctacggcccggttaggaatgtcctgcggcccggtggttggggaccgctgccaTACACAGCAGAACAGAAACAGGAAGACGTTTTACCCTGCCAATTAAGGTATCATTAACATCAATGAggccggacacctggacactgtgaaattGGTCTATTTGCAATTGCAGAGAGGTCATGCTAGAAACCGGAAAGCCTACTGCTACACTACCTACCAAATAAGGGTACGGGTATGATTTaagaccccgtttacacgagcatgtgtatttttataaacgAAGACATCTCCATACATTTGAGCTtttcatttagacgcaaacggagaATTCGCCCCGTAAAACGGTTATCCAAAAAAACTCCggccaaagtgatttttttggAAAACTTCGTTTATGCGTTTGGTTGTAAATTGTGGTAAACAGAGTTTTGGGCAGCCAAAGTCACAGTATGTGACAGAAGTACATCAAAtgtgcgaccaatgtttacatttacatgttctcacgtgcgacttttcagggttctgattggttaatgtgaGCGTGAGCTTAGctgccactgtggtttggcgtgctcatgacagcatgtatgtacacgggttcgtgtaaacacatttaaaaaaaaaaacggtcttgtgtaaatgcagttttatttgcaaacgtagatAGCCAGATATTCATTTAGGAAAATACCCTGCTTCGTGTAAACGTAGTGTAAGAGTAATGGGGCAAAGTCCTGGATTAAGAATATTTACCTTTAGGCCTACTGCTGATTATTTGAGGTGTTCAGACATCTTGGTTTCAAAACTGTCCAGGAACACCTGTAAAAACATagttaggctacaga encodes the following:
- the LOC125310297 gene encoding LOW QUALITY PROTEIN: ecto-ADP-ribosyltransferase 4-like (The sequence of the model RefSeq protein was modified relative to this genomic sequence to represent the inferred CDS: inserted 1 base in 1 codon); the protein is MAVAVSNKVQGELERTLTLRWWTSRSKQELQELERENHGEHAREEEMSVGLLDMAAMSVDDQYEGCTKEMSELVENTYLKKEFKSTKNFKAAWLKGNEWCSSKNKGNNLGGINYCIALYVYTYDILTPRVYKAFNDATRGGKSQYTGQTYQWYSLHFLLTRAVQVLKESEKQNNMKCRLTYRGTWVQFDKKTKNKEIRFGFFTSSSLRLNQTKRFGNVSCFEINPCHGAYITDYSAFSHXETYKVTEVLEKRDNHGLWCDTVYKLQSTGIKSTLNCAVAPKKASG